ACCACAAGCGAAAATATTTTGATATTTTGTGCGTAAAAACTCGTCTGTTTCTAGAGTCCCATCTTCTCGCAAACCTATGCTTAACTCTTCTAACCCAAAGCCACGGGTATTCGCCTCTCTCCCAAGAGCGAACAGGATTGCATCAAATGCAAGATGTGTCTCTCCTTGTGCTCCTCGGCATATTGCCATGAACTCACCCTCAATATTATCAAAACCGCTCAGCTCATGCGAAAGTAAGAGCTGAACGCCTTCCTTGGTGAGCTGATCCGCAATATACTTACTCACTTCAGTGTTCTCTTTTACCAAAAGCCTTGAGTTCCTCTGCACAATCGTTACCTGAGTCCCGAGGCGTTGAAATGCTTGCCCAAGCTCACATCCCACCGGACCTCCTCCAATTACAAGAAGTCTCTTTGGTTGTTCCCGAATTTGCCAGATGGTGTCAGATGTATAGTACGAAACTTCAGCTAAGCCTGGGACATTCGGTACGATTGGTTTTGCTCCCGTAGCTATTACAATATTTCGCGTGGTATAAATCTTGTCATCTACTTGAACCCGAAATGGATCAATGACCCGAGCAGTGCCATTCACACAGTCAACTCCAAGCTCGGTATATCGTTCAACAGAATCATGCGGCTCTATCTTCCGAATTATATCATCTACTCTTTCCATGACATCTGAGAAGGAAAATTTGCATGAAGCACTCGAAAGCCCATATTTTTCGTGGGTCCTGATGCTGTGAAGCACCTTTGCTGTTTTGATGAGGGCTTTACTGGGAACGCAACCTGTATTCAGACAGTCTCCACCCATTCGATGCTTTTCAATAAGTAGCGCTTTTGCCTTGACGGCAGCGGCAATGTAGGAAGTCACTAAGCCAGCGGCGCCTCCTCCTATGGCAATTACGTTGTAATCAAACTTATCCGGTCTTTGATACTTCTTGTATAGCTTTCTTGCTCTTAGGTAATCGAGTAGTAATCGAGAAAAAATAGGAAGGAGCCCGATGAAGACAAAAGCAGCAAGTAGGCGAGGAGATAAAATACTCTGGCTGCTTGTAAGCTCTCCCAACTGAGTCCCTGCATATACGTAAGCAAGGGTGCCTGGTAGCATTCCGATTTGGCTTACGATAAAGAAGACAGGGATACTAAGTCTTGTTAAGCCCATAACCGTATTAATGAGGAAAAATGGAAAGATAGGAACCATTCTGAGCGCAAAGAGATAATACGATCCTTCCCTTTCTATTCCTCTATCAATCTTCTTTACTGCTTCTGGAAATTTTGTCTCGATTGATTCTCGAAAGAAAAAACGACAAAGAATGAAAGAGATAGTAGCTCCAACAGTGCTACCAAAGGATACAAGCAGCGTTCCTTGTCCAAGACCGAACAGGGCACCACCGAGTAGTGACATGAAAGTTGCTATGGGAAGATTCAAGGCCGCAACGAGAACGTAAGCAATAAGAAATCCAATCGCTGAGAGGTACGGCCTCATCGTAGTATATTCGAGAAGCGACTGATGTTGTGCCTTGAAATAATCAAGGGACATCATCTCATCTGGCAAGAGTTCCCGCACGAAGAGAGTGACTGTAACGAAGAGACCCAAAATAACAATTTTTTTTATGCTCATCTGCCTATGAAGGTTCGTGTAACCGACCCCCCTGTTTCGTTTAACAAAAAAACCCTACCGAATAAATACATAATTACTCTCATCTGAGAGGCGCTTTGAGAAAGTATAGCTGTCGAGTCGGTAATCCTTGAGTTCTTGAGGAGATCTTATCTTGTTGCGAATGATGTAGTTTGCCATGCGCCCGCGAGCCTTTTTTGCGAAGAGCCCGACAGTCTTCAACTTTCCATTCTTCTTGTCTTTAAAATCTATTGTGATCAGTGGTGCTTGAATCGATTCAAAACAAATAGCCTTAGCATATTCTTGTGAGGCGAGATTGACTACGCACTTTATCTTTTCCTCCTTGATATGCTTGTTGAGAACATCGGTGATCTTTGTTCCCCAAAACTGATAAAGATCTTTGTGGCCGTTAACTGAAACCCGAGTTTTCATTTCGAGTCGGTATGGTTGAATGTTATCCAGAGGTTTTAATAGTCCATATAAGCCAGAGATAATTCGAATAGATTTCTGGGCGTTTCTGAAATCTCCCACCGTATAATCTTCCAGCTCAAATCCTTCATAAACATCCCCGCTATATGTGAGCAGAGCGCAGCTTCCATTTTTCGGATTGGAGGAACCGGAGAATGTCTGGAATCGTTCATGATTGAGTTTGGCGAGCTTGGGACTAATGCTCATAAGGCCCTCAAGCTTCTTTGGAGTTAATTCTTTCAAGACCCTGTGAACTTTTCGAGATTCTCCCAAAAGCTCGGGTGTTGATGAACTGGAATGTGAGTACGTGGTATCGAGTCGTAGAGTCTTTGATGGAGATAAAAGTGCTAACAGCATGATAAGTAATTTGTCCAGTTAAATACGGTTCATAAAAAGCTTGCTCATCCAGGCCAAGAGAACTCTAAACCGTTTGGGCTCTGAGCGGTAGTTGTTCTCATGACTGTAATTTTTGAGGGTCTATAGGCAAAATGCCCATGAATCGTCTCGGAAAATATATTGTTTAACCCCCTAAAATCACAGTGTATTGCGATAATTATTAAGAAATTGCCCCGTTCTCCCGACCCCTACCCTTACTGTGTGAGTGAAGAAATTTAGAGAACCTCAGAGTTTGCTATATGTCTAATAACGATACAAAAGAGTTGGAAGCGGTCGTGGAGTCCGTGCGCTATGTTTTGGAGTCTATCGGACTAATTCCTGTCTCTGTGGATGAGCATTCGAAACAAGCCGAGCACTGCTTTTATGGTGATATCATTGGGGCGATGAGTCTGACGGGCGCTGGGGTGGATGGCACTCTGATTTTAGGTTTTGAGACGGCCGCGGCACTTGCTGTGGTATCAGCGATGTTTGGGGAAGAGTACGGTCAGCTCGATGAGGTTTCAAAGAGTATGATAGCTGAAATTGCTAATATGGTCTGTGGTCGCGTAAAGATACGGATGAGTGAGTATGGATATTCTATCGGCATGGCTGTACCCCAGCTTTTCTTTCCTGGCGATATGCTGCCCCCAACCTTATCAAAAGAGGGCGTACATACCGTGCGGTGCCATGTCAAGCAGGGAGGTTTTCAAGTAAGTCTTGATTTTGGAGCGGTATAATACAATTTGTTACGCGCACGCAGGATCTGGCGATGTGCCGCCATTAGCGACACATCGGTGAACGAAGCTCAAAACAATTCAGATAGTGTATAAGAGCCTATTGTAAGGCAACCACCGTGTAAGATGACCCTGGATTCATATCGAGGGTAGGCTGCATTAAGGGCGTTTCGGGATATTAGCAATCATCTCTATTTCAATCAGTGATCCCAAGGGAAGGCCTGCCACTTCAAAGGTCGCTCTAGCTGGACGCGAGTCCTTCATCCATGCCCCATAGATTTCATTTACAACGCCAAAATGCGAGAGGTCCTGTAGAAGAATGGTTGTCTTGCAAACATTTGAGAAGTCTCCACCTACGTTCTTCAGAACAAGAGAGAGGTTTTTCATCACTTGATTTGCTTGAGCCTCTATCCCTCCTTCAACAAGTTTGCCCGTTTCTGCGTCGAGCGGAACTTGACCAGACAAAAAGATCATATCACCGACACGAGTCGCTTGTGAGTATGGACCGATAGCACTAGGTGCTCCCTCAGAATCATTTATATATTCAACCATTTTTTTTTATCCTCCTCCATTAGAATCCAAAAAGACTTTTTCCACCCTTTGATGAGCTTCCTTTCCCTAAGGCCTTTCCAATAAAGCCTGTAGCTTTCTCCTGAAGAGCTTTCCCTGCACCCAGCTTCAGTATTTCCTCTATGTTTGGCAGTATAACGGGAGTAGTAGCTGTTCCTATTATCTGGAGCGGAATCACAAGCCGATTCTCTTTATCAAGTAACTTGTTGAGCTCTGGTACTTTTGCAACAACAGCTAGAGAAAATGGCGCAATGAAACGAAATGTCGCTTTGAGATTAAGAGATTGGTCAAAATTTATTGTTCCCCTCCCTTCAAGAGAAAAAAGAGCTGATTCCATTAAAAGAGAATTCACTTCGATTCGCTCATTCTTAATTTTCCCGGTGGTATTAAGCTGTCGAATTGGAGTAGTGGAATCTGACATGGCCCCTGAGTGTTCGCCGGGGACAGCATCGCTCATTGTGCTCTTAACGAATGGCACCTTTTCAAGTGATTGTAGTACCAGAGCCGCAATATTCCCTCCCGTGAAAGAGCCTTCTCGTAACAAGAGGCTGAGATCCGCACTGAGGTGTTTAGCCATGTCTGTGCCGGTTTGCCCAGAAGCATTAGCCGTTAGCTTTTCGACATTGCCTGTTACGAGTATAGGACTCTTCGGTAGCGCAAAACGAGTTAATCTCTCTATATCGATCCCGAGGAGGGAAGTTGCTATGGAAAATGGAATCGGATCTTTTTGAGGCTGGCTGTTTATCGTAGATGAAACTTTGCCACCAAAAATCTCTATTGGGTCCGCCGTTAATGTTATCTGATTTCCATTACCCCGAATCGCAATTAATCCGTTAAGCTTCTCCCCGTTTTTCTCAATTTCATTGAGCTCCATCGTCATCTCTCCCTTCATGGAGGATAGAGACAATGCTCCCTGAAGGGTAATCTGACCCTTCAGAGCTTTAATAGAACCTGCTTCAATCGCTATCTTAGTCTGCGATGGAAGAAATCTTACATTTTCGAAGTCTCCGGAGAACTTATGAAGTGCGGGTGTCTGCCCACCGAAAGAAATCGAACTCATACCGAATTCTTGTGGAGATACACGAGCATCACGGATGGTGAGTTCGGTATCAAGGGCTCCCCTAGCAAGTGATACTTCTGTTCGTGTCTTTTTTAATGTTCCAGTTAGTGATTGGAGGTCAACTTCACCCTCTGAAAGTTCAACGCGGAAGTTGCCTTGGTCAATAATTTGTAAAGAAGCGACAAGTTCAGAGAGCAAGAGCTTAGAACCTTTTAAGGAAATCCCGGTATCGAGTTGGATGTCCTGTACGGTAATCACCTCTCCAGATTCTTGATAGACTTGGATTCTTCCATTCTCTAATGAGACTGAATCCAGATTTACCTGTAGCCAGCCTGGTAAAGAGGAAGGAGCTGATGGCTGAGAATCCTCTGTATCAGCACTGTCAGCTTTGGATATTGCTTGAGCCTCTACGGTGGCCTTCTGTCCTAATTGAGATAGTCCATCAATCTTCACTCCCGACTGAGTTTGATGAATGGTGATTGCGGGAGAGTCTAGAAAAATTGACTTAATCGCAACGGTACCCGTGAACAGTTTGAATAAAGAAACGTGTATCGCTCCTCCGCCAAAGGAGAGCCTTTTGGTCTCATCCTTATTCTCCGCAATGGTTAAAGAATTAATCGAGAATGCGATCGACGGAAACAGCTTGAGATGCATTTCACCGATTGAGAGTTTGCTTTGAAGGGCAGCGCTTCCCTGAGCTTCTATTTCTGGCTTCAACTTGGCGATGATGTTATCTGATTGGAATGAAAGATAGCCGAGAGCTCCCACTATGACTACTAGGAGAAGAGCGAGTAAGCCGAGTATTATTTTTTTCATGAGA
The bacterium DNA segment above includes these coding regions:
- a CDS encoding pyridine nucleotide-disulfide oxidoreductase, yielding MSIKKIVILGLFVTVTLFVRELLPDEMMSLDYFKAQHQSLLEYTTMRPYLSAIGFLIAYVLVAALNLPIATFMSLLGGALFGLGQGTLLVSFGSTVGATISFILCRFFFRESIETKFPEAVKKIDRGIEREGSYYLFALRMVPIFPFFLINTVMGLTRLSIPVFFIVSQIGMLPGTLAYVYAGTQLGELTSSQSILSPRLLAAFVFIGLLPIFSRLLLDYLRARKLYKKYQRPDKFDYNVIAIGGGAAGLVTSYIAAAVKAKALLIEKHRMGGDCLNTGCVPSKALIKTAKVLHSIRTHEKYGLSSASCKFSFSDVMERVDDIIRKIEPHDSVERYTELGVDCVNGTARVIDPFRVQVDDKIYTTRNIVIATGAKPIVPNVPGLAEVSYYTSDTIWQIREQPKRLLVIGGGPVGCELGQAFQRLGTQVTIVQRNSRLLVKENTEVSKYIADQLTKEGVQLLLSHELSGFDNIEGEFMAICRGAQGETHLAFDAILFALGREANTRGFGLEELSIGLREDGTLETDEFLRTKYQNIFACG
- the yaaA gene encoding peroxide stress protein YaaA, giving the protein MLLALLSPSKTLRLDTTYSHSSSSTPELLGESRKVHRVLKELTPKKLEGLMSISPKLAKLNHERFQTFSGSSNPKNGSCALLTYSGDVYEGFELEDYTVGDFRNAQKSIRIISGLYGLLKPLDNIQPYRLEMKTRVSVNGHKDLYQFWGTKITDVLNKHIKEEKIKCVVNLASQEYAKAICFESIQAPLITIDFKDKKNGKLKTVGLFAKKARGRMANYIIRNKIRSPQELKDYRLDSYTFSKRLSDESNYVFIR
- a CDS encoding chemotaxis protein CheX, which codes for MSNNDTKELEAVVESVRYVLESIGLIPVSVDEHSKQAEHCFYGDIIGAMSLTGAGVDGTLILGFETAAALAVVSAMFGEEYGQLDEVSKSMIAEIANMVCGRVKIRMSEYGYSIGMAVPQLFFPGDMLPPTLSKEGVHTVRCHVKQGGFQVSLDFGAV
- a CDS encoding RidA family protein, whose protein sequence is MVEYINDSEGAPSAIGPYSQATRVGDMIFLSGQVPLDAETGKLVEGGIEAQANQVMKNLSLVLKNVGGDFSNVCKTTILLQDLSHFGVVNEIYGAWMKDSRPARATFEVAGLPLGSLIEIEMIANIPKRP
- a CDS encoding AsmA family protein; its protein translation is MKKIILGLLALLLVVIVGALGYLSFQSDNIIAKLKPEIEAQGSAALQSKLSIGEMHLKLFPSIAFSINSLTIAENKDETKRLSFGGGAIHVSLFKLFTGTVAIKSIFLDSPAITIHQTQSGVKIDGLSQLGQKATVEAQAISKADSADTEDSQPSAPSSLPGWLQVNLDSVSLENGRIQVYQESGEVITVQDIQLDTGISLKGSKLLLSELVASLQIIDQGNFRVELSEGEVDLQSLTGTLKKTRTEVSLARGALDTELTIRDARVSPQEFGMSSISFGGQTPALHKFSGDFENVRFLPSQTKIAIEAGSIKALKGQITLQGALSLSSMKGEMTMELNEIEKNGEKLNGLIAIRGNGNQITLTADPIEIFGGKVSSTINSQPQKDPIPFSIATSLLGIDIERLTRFALPKSPILVTGNVEKLTANASGQTGTDMAKHLSADLSLLLREGSFTGGNIAALVLQSLEKVPFVKSTMSDAVPGEHSGAMSDSTTPIRQLNTTGKIKNERIEVNSLLMESALFSLEGRGTINFDQSLNLKATFRFIAPFSLAVVAKVPELNKLLDKENRLVIPLQIIGTATTPVILPNIEEILKLGAGKALQEKATGFIGKALGKGSSSKGGKSLFGF